In Nostoc sp. CENA543, a single genomic region encodes these proteins:
- the nadA gene encoding quinolinate synthase NadA, with amino-acid sequence MFTTAQRQQTQPGGLPLDLFAAIEELKKELNAVILAHYYQEPDIQDIADFIGDSLQLARAAEKTNADVIVFAGVHFMAETAKILNPDKLVLLPDLNAGCSLADTCPPAEFAAFKAAHPNHLVVSYINCSAEIKAMSDIICTSSNAVKIVQQIPEDQPIIFAPDKNLGRYVMEQTGRDLVLWQGSCIVHETFSEKKIVQLKITHPEAEAIAHPECESSVLRHASYIGSTAALLKYCQTSPSQEFIVATEPGIIHQMQKLAPHKHFIPAPPVNNCACNECPFMRLNTLEKLYWAMKNRTPEITMSEEIRIAALKPIQRMLEMSV; translated from the coding sequence GTGTTTACTACTGCTCAACGCCAACAAACTCAACCAGGTGGGCTACCACTAGATTTATTTGCTGCTATTGAAGAACTCAAAAAAGAACTCAACGCGGTGATTCTGGCGCATTATTATCAAGAGCCGGATATTCAAGATATTGCAGACTTTATTGGTGATTCTTTACAGCTAGCGAGAGCCGCAGAAAAAACCAACGCAGATGTGATTGTCTTTGCTGGGGTTCACTTTATGGCGGAGACAGCCAAAATCCTCAATCCTGACAAGTTGGTACTATTACCAGATTTAAATGCTGGCTGTTCTTTAGCTGATACTTGTCCCCCAGCCGAATTTGCTGCTTTTAAAGCTGCCCATCCCAATCATTTGGTAGTTTCTTATATTAACTGCTCTGCCGAAATCAAGGCGATGAGCGATATTATCTGCACCAGTTCCAACGCTGTGAAGATTGTGCAGCAAATCCCTGAAGACCAGCCGATTATTTTTGCACCAGACAAGAATTTAGGGCGGTATGTCATGGAACAGACTGGAAGGGATTTGGTGTTATGGCAAGGTAGCTGTATAGTGCATGAAACCTTCTCTGAGAAGAAGATTGTACAGTTAAAGATAACTCATCCAGAAGCAGAAGCGATCGCTCACCCTGAATGTGAAAGTAGCGTTTTGCGCCACGCTAGCTATATCGGCTCTACAGCCGCTTTACTCAAATATTGCCAAACCAGCCCCAGCCAAGAATTTATCGTGGCTACAGAGCCAGGTATTATTCACCAAATGCAAAAACTAGCTCCTCACAAGCACTTTATCCCTGCGCCACCAGTCAATAACTGTGCTTGTAATGAATGTCCATTTATGCGGTTAAATACTTTAGAAAAACTCTATTGGGCAATGAAAAATCGGACTCCTGAAATCACGATGTCAGAGGAAATCCGCATTGCTGCACTAAAACCAATTCAACGGATGTTAGAGATGAGCGTTTAG
- a CDS encoding lecithin retinol acyltransferase family protein: protein MARGDHIYRYDDYFTVIPYTHHGIDCGDGTVIHYTEEGVLRVALHEFSQGEEIHKRHYEHSYSPDIVIWLAESRLGEREYHLVFNNCEHFANWCKTGRGESEQVKPILDIIDIFRMEKKERQSYEQRMKKQEELIKKIKS, encoded by the coding sequence ATGGCAAGAGGCGACCACATTTACCGCTATGACGATTACTTTACAGTGATTCCATATACTCACCACGGTATAGATTGTGGAGATGGAACAGTTATTCACTATACAGAAGAAGGTGTTTTACGAGTTGCTCTTCACGAATTTAGTCAAGGTGAAGAAATTCATAAACGCCACTATGAGCATAGCTATTCTCCAGATATTGTTATTTGGCTGGCAGAAAGTAGATTAGGAGAGCGCGAATATCATTTAGTTTTCAATAACTGTGAACACTTTGCAAACTGGTGTAAAACTGGACGTGGGGAGTCAGAACAAGTGAAGCCAATACTTGACATAATAGATATTTTTCGTATGGAGAAGAAAGAACGCCAGAGTTATGAACAGCGTATGAAAAAACAGGAAGAACTTATAAAAAAAATTAAGTCTTGA
- a CDS encoding GNAT family N-acetyltransferase: protein MVLKIEPLNIRQHIRSDFSCGKDSLDNYIRKQASQDLKRRVATVFVLVDEPDFNVLAYYTLSSYTIDITALDESFAKHLPRYPLLPATLLGRLAVDYRQTGRRFGELMLIDALRKSLDVSTQVASLAVVAEALDEEALSFYIKYGFRQFTQNPMKLYLPVKSIAEL from the coding sequence ATGGTTCTCAAGATTGAACCGCTTAATATTCGCCAGCATATCCGCTCAGATTTTTCCTGCGGAAAGGATAGTTTAGATAATTACATTCGTAAGCAAGCATCACAGGATCTTAAAAGACGAGTTGCAACTGTATTTGTTTTAGTTGATGAGCCTGATTTTAATGTTTTGGCTTACTACACACTTTCTTCATACACAATTGATATTACAGCTTTGGATGAAAGTTTTGCTAAACACCTGCCGCGTTACCCATTATTACCAGCTACACTGTTAGGCCGGCTTGCGGTTGATTATAGACAAACAGGAAGGCGATTTGGTGAACTCATGTTGATAGATGCTCTCAGAAAATCGCTAGATGTATCTACACAAGTTGCATCCTTAGCTGTAGTAGCAGAGGCTTTAGACGAGGAAGCTTTGAGTTTTTATATAAAATATGGCTTTCGGCAATTTACGCAAAACCCGATGAAACTGTATCTCCCCGTCAAATCTATTGCAGAGCTTTGA
- a CDS encoding DUF1778 domain-containing protein → MADVTDRKAIARLEARVSPETKALLQKAADLEGRTLTDFIVASVQAEALRVIQKHQILQLSLEDSEAFVDALLNPPQPNNALRKAAIKYQQVIKD, encoded by the coding sequence ATGGCTGATGTAACTGATAGAAAAGCGATCGCGCGGTTAGAGGCTCGTGTCAGTCCAGAAACTAAAGCCCTTCTGCAAAAAGCCGCCGATTTGGAGGGGCGTACCTTAACTGATTTTATTGTTGCCAGTGTTCAAGCGGAAGCTCTCCGAGTGATTCAGAAACATCAAATCCTCCAACTCAGTCTTGAAGATAGTGAAGCTTTCGTTGATGCACTACTAAATCCACCACAACCTAATAATGCACTAAGAAAAGCAGCAATAAAATATCAGCAAGTAATTAAAGACTAA
- a CDS encoding GUN4 domain-containing protein, producing MLQEGCWQEADEITFHAMIKIVGRDYYRYFRSTDITNFPRNHLLIIDKLWREYSRNLFGFSVQKEIYSTLGSSLNYQYDVWEKFSETVGWRVNEIPLSYENLRFNLKAPKGHLPNGERIGSEIVGFLGII from the coding sequence TTGCTACAAGAAGGATGTTGGCAGGAAGCAGATGAAATAACATTTCATGCGATGATAAAAATAGTTGGTAGAGATTACTATAGATATTTTCGTTCAACAGATATTACAAATTTTCCGCGTAATCATCTATTAATTATTGATAAATTATGGCGTGAATACAGTCGAAACTTATTTGGTTTTAGTGTACAAAAAGAAATATATTCCACTTTAGGAAGTAGCCTAAATTATCAATACGATGTTTGGGAAAAGTTTAGTGAAACCGTTGGATGGCGAGTCAATGAGATACCACTTTCATATGAAAATCTTCGCTTTAATCTAAAGGCACCAAAAGGACATCTTCCCAATGGTGAAAGAATAGGTTCTGAAATAGTAGGGTTTTTGGGGATTATTTAG
- a CDS encoding serine/threonine-protein kinase, whose product MSYLTCSKGHQSVVGSNFCSTCGEALHSSGNTLEPTLIGIQPGTRLRDRYIIREMLGQGGFGRTYIAEDTGRFNEKVALKEFIPSVQGTGALNKAVELFQREAVTLYQLQHPQIPRFWEAFQENSRLFLVEDFIEGRTYESLLNERLRQGGRFSETEVLKLFQDLLPVLSYLHRQGVIHRDISPDNIIFSTKTGLPVLIDMGAVKQVTFNVATNLQTIPTPGGTSIGKVGYAPDEQIRLGMVSPSSDLYALAVTAIVLMTGKQPQQLLDQYTLTWKWDREITVSSLMSQALNRMLAPRGDYRFQTADEVISFLNLGQVNNYSGNFTPNYQNPGYSTPNPSGNPPANYQNPGYSTPNPSGNPPPNYQNPDYSTPIYSANSTSDPANNSGCGRIFDESIPVPQEIKGWNWGAFLLGVFWSIGNKVWIGLLCFVPYVGFIMAIVLGIKGNEWAWKSKRWASIEAFKANQRTWAIVGISLTVVSVIIVFLAGLSGS is encoded by the coding sequence ATGAGTTATCTTACTTGTAGTAAAGGACACCAAAGTGTTGTCGGTTCTAACTTTTGTTCGACTTGTGGGGAGGCGTTACATAGCTCCGGTAATACCTTAGAGCCTACCTTAATTGGTATCCAACCAGGAACTAGATTACGCGATCGCTACATCATTAGAGAAATGCTAGGTCAAGGCGGCTTTGGTAGAACTTATATTGCAGAGGATACAGGTCGTTTTAATGAGAAAGTAGCACTCAAAGAGTTTATTCCTTCCGTCCAAGGAACTGGCGCACTCAACAAAGCCGTCGAGTTATTTCAAAGAGAAGCCGTCACCCTTTATCAGCTACAGCACCCACAAATACCCAGATTTTGGGAAGCTTTTCAAGAAAACTCCCGCTTATTTCTAGTAGAAGACTTTATCGAAGGTCGCACCTATGAATCATTATTAAATGAACGCCTCAGACAAGGGGGACGCTTCAGTGAAACAGAAGTCCTCAAACTATTTCAGGATTTGCTGCCTGTGTTGAGTTACCTGCATCGTCAAGGCGTGATTCACCGGGATATTTCTCCCGATAACATTATTTTCAGCACCAAAACAGGACTTCCTGTATTAATAGACATGGGTGCGGTAAAACAAGTGACGTTTAATGTCGCTACTAATTTACAAACAATACCAACCCCTGGAGGTACAAGCATTGGGAAGGTGGGTTATGCACCTGACGAGCAAATTCGATTAGGAATGGTCTCACCCAGTAGTGATTTATATGCTTTGGCTGTCACCGCAATTGTTTTGATGACTGGTAAACAACCGCAACAATTGTTAGATCAATACACATTAACTTGGAAATGGGACAGGGAAATCACCGTCAGTTCCCTGATGAGCCAAGCCTTAAATCGAATGTTAGCACCAAGGGGTGATTACCGCTTTCAGACTGCGGATGAAGTTATATCATTTTTGAATTTGGGGCAGGTAAATAATTATTCTGGAAACTTCACACCAAATTACCAAAATCCAGGATATTCCACACCCAACCCGTCAGGAAATCCTCCAGCAAATTACCAAAATCCAGGATATTCTACACCCAACCCGTCAGGAAATCCCCCGCCAAATTATCAAAATCCAGACTATTCCACACCAATTTACTCTGCTAACTCTACATCTGACCCAGCCAATAATTCGGGTTGTGGTCGTATTTTTGATGAATCTATTCCTGTTCCCCAAGAAATCAAAGGTTGGAATTGGGGAGCTTTTCTATTAGGAGTATTCTGGAGTATTGGTAACAAAGTTTGGATTGGTCTTTTGTGCTTCGTTCCTTACGTCGGTTTCATCATGGCAATTGTTTTGGGAATTAAGGGGAATGAATGGGCATGGAAAAGCAAAAGATGGGCTAGTATTGAAGCATTTAAAGCCAATCAAAGAACATGGGCTATTGTTGGCATATCTTTGACAGTCGTCTCTGTGATCATTGTTTTTTTAGCTGGTTTAAGTGGTAGCTAA